In a single window of the Nitrospira sp. MA-1 genome:
- a CDS encoding DUF2294 domain-containing protein has product MKHTVTRGEMESAIRNAIIKFEQEFMGRGPTDVRASILRDTILIRLKGVLTPAERQLAKSEEGIGMVKQMRQNLISQGREQLCREMLEITGAETTALFTDIDTRIEERIIVLTLDRDLEATFR; this is encoded by the coding sequence ATGAAACACACTGTCACACGAGGGGAAATGGAATCGGCAATTCGAAATGCCATTATTAAATTTGAGCAGGAATTCATGGGCCGCGGCCCCACCGATGTTCGAGCTTCTATACTCCGTGACACCATTCTCATTCGGCTCAAGGGCGTTCTTACGCCAGCTGAACGCCAGCTGGCCAAGAGTGAAGAAGGCATTGGAATGGTCAAGCAGATGCGCCAAAATCTCATTTCCCAAGGAAGAGAGCAACTGTGTCGGGAAATGTTGGAAATCACCGGAGCGGAAACGACTGCTTTATTTACAGATATCGATACCCGAATCGAAGAACGCATCATCGTCCTTACTTTAGATCGGGATTTGGAGGCAACCTTTCGCTGA
- a CDS encoding DUF2309 domain-containing protein yields MNKVEQDPLSVKSWKWLRDIVDEACQPIGPYWPMKSFAYYNPIRDLEHLPFARAIEAANQLLGAKGFLPVGEYRQLFHQGRITLSAIDQALRRVGPPLPSRTTVQVGDRSIHVQDVWRIHAIYGIEILPAVLLTWTLELEGLNTRFRSDLPENSRTSIINRTIRECEKCRHDPESAYLHNLWKSSLAACQLFDPVSGEGSFHASDLGRSSHLSGKEAHSVTVDLPKDRTLSDWLDSETGSALVETINTHMIKWIAAFVDEGVAGWSMPSRDKGFFAAWRELAEGDLSGKFLGIPDLRQKFRELSDVPEEMLCKHLQNLNIPKERWQEYLCRHLAQLPGWAGFIRWRGDHPGYPAQQHYPIDPLQYLAVRLFYESGMVEGLCQREWGIKGTLPGLLAYWNKQGTHEQALSLSSSHATVANDQAVCHQAWRLFHLAQFLELTPIEVHELSYSDTSTLLEWLDLFPQSSHGPVWLEAYEDVYRESLLRNISGHQAVAPVSNQRPRAQGIFCIDARSESFRRHLEAQGPYETFGYAGFFGVPMSHVAFDSHDHLALCPILLTPKAEVIEVPRMGQHERVKSYLSGTRWHQFSHHLFHDLKHNPFASFMLIDVLGIFFSVGLVGKTLFRTSFDAIKQWLHQWLGSTVVTHIPVEPSGDDEHKNPPVGELAQGFTTLEQAAFVEGGLRVIGLTKNFGRFVMVCGHGSQSDNNPYYAALDCGACGGSHGDPNARAFSAMANNPEVRQILNDHGLVIPEDTWFLPAKHNTTTDQVMLYDLVDVPAIHLEELGLLVRDLEQAGTHQALERCGRIPGAPTAVSPNEAFKHVRQRSMDWANSRPEWGLSGNAAFLIGRRALTKGLDLGGRVFLHSYDPGSDLDGSLLEKIMTAPLIVGELISLTYYFSGVDPWAYGSGSKVIHNMVGGVGVMLGSQSDLQKGLPLQSVNDGARHYHEPMRLLAIIEAPPDRIRSIIQKHTLLQHVFHNQWMNVIAFDPDSKGFSRYLSDSTWEPVTTTI; encoded by the coding sequence ATGAACAAGGTTGAGCAAGATCCTTTATCCGTGAAGAGTTGGAAATGGCTTCGAGACATCGTTGATGAGGCGTGTCAGCCCATCGGTCCATATTGGCCGATGAAATCATTTGCCTATTATAATCCCATTCGAGACCTCGAGCATTTACCATTTGCCCGTGCGATCGAGGCCGCAAATCAGTTGTTGGGTGCCAAGGGGTTTCTGCCTGTTGGAGAGTATCGCCAACTTTTTCATCAAGGTCGAATCACTCTTTCGGCCATTGACCAGGCTCTTCGGCGCGTAGGACCTCCCCTGCCGTCTCGAACCACTGTGCAGGTTGGTGACCGTAGCATCCATGTCCAAGATGTCTGGCGCATTCATGCTATATACGGGATTGAAATTTTACCTGCTGTGCTGCTGACGTGGACACTGGAACTAGAAGGTCTGAACACACGATTTCGATCTGATCTTCCGGAGAATTCTCGAACATCCATTATTAACCGAACTATTCGAGAGTGCGAGAAGTGCCGACATGATCCGGAATCGGCCTATCTGCACAACCTCTGGAAAAGTTCGTTGGCGGCCTGCCAATTGTTCGACCCTGTGTCGGGTGAGGGTTCTTTCCATGCATCGGACCTTGGTCGGAGCTCCCATCTATCAGGAAAAGAGGCCCATTCTGTCACAGTTGACTTACCTAAAGACCGAACGCTGAGTGATTGGCTGGACAGTGAGACGGGGAGCGCGCTGGTTGAGACCATTAATACGCACATGATCAAATGGATTGCGGCATTTGTAGACGAAGGTGTTGCGGGATGGAGTATGCCTTCAAGAGATAAGGGGTTTTTTGCTGCATGGCGAGAATTGGCCGAAGGGGACCTCTCAGGCAAATTTCTCGGGATTCCCGATCTTCGACAAAAGTTTCGCGAATTATCCGACGTACCGGAAGAGATGTTGTGCAAACATCTGCAGAATCTCAATATCCCGAAGGAACGTTGGCAAGAGTATCTCTGCCGTCATCTGGCTCAATTGCCAGGTTGGGCAGGGTTTATTCGCTGGCGTGGAGACCATCCTGGGTATCCCGCCCAGCAACATTACCCCATTGATCCTCTGCAATATCTGGCCGTCCGGCTCTTTTATGAATCGGGAATGGTGGAGGGACTTTGCCAACGGGAATGGGGCATCAAGGGGACGTTACCTGGACTCCTTGCCTATTGGAACAAACAGGGTACGCATGAACAGGCGTTGAGTCTCTCTTCTTCTCACGCCACTGTTGCTAATGATCAGGCGGTGTGCCATCAAGCTTGGCGTCTTTTTCACCTGGCTCAGTTTTTGGAACTGACCCCAATTGAGGTACACGAATTGTCTTATAGCGACACGTCAACCTTATTGGAATGGTTGGATCTCTTTCCCCAATCTTCACATGGACCGGTATGGCTTGAAGCGTATGAGGACGTCTATCGTGAGTCATTGCTGAGGAACATCAGCGGACATCAGGCTGTGGCTCCCGTTAGCAATCAACGGCCTCGGGCGCAAGGGATTTTTTGTATTGATGCCCGCTCAGAATCGTTTCGTCGTCATCTTGAAGCTCAGGGACCGTATGAAACATTTGGGTATGCGGGATTTTTTGGGGTGCCCATGAGTCATGTGGCATTTGATAGCCACGACCACTTAGCATTGTGTCCAATTCTGTTGACACCGAAAGCGGAAGTGATCGAAGTTCCCCGAATGGGGCAGCATGAAAGGGTGAAGAGCTATCTTTCCGGAACCAGATGGCATCAATTCAGTCATCACCTCTTTCACGATCTGAAACACAATCCATTTGCCTCCTTTATGCTGATTGATGTGTTAGGAATCTTTTTTAGTGTTGGATTGGTCGGAAAAACACTCTTTCGAACCTCCTTCGATGCCATCAAACAGTGGTTGCACCAGTGGTTGGGGAGCACCGTTGTCACGCACATTCCTGTTGAGCCTTCAGGTGATGACGAACATAAAAATCCCCCTGTGGGAGAACTGGCACAAGGTTTTACCACATTGGAGCAAGCGGCCTTTGTGGAGGGTGGATTGCGTGTGATCGGGCTCACGAAAAATTTTGGACGGTTTGTGATGGTTTGCGGTCATGGAAGCCAATCCGATAATAATCCCTATTACGCGGCCCTGGACTGTGGGGCATGTGGGGGCAGTCATGGTGACCCGAATGCTCGTGCCTTTTCGGCCATGGCCAATAATCCAGAGGTCCGACAGATTCTGAACGATCATGGGCTGGTTATTCCGGAGGACACCTGGTTTCTTCCCGCCAAACATAACACCACCACAGATCAAGTGATGTTGTATGACCTTGTCGATGTTCCTGCTATCCATTTAGAGGAATTAGGACTGTTGGTGAGAGACTTGGAGCAGGCTGGCACACATCAGGCATTGGAACGATGTGGACGAATTCCCGGCGCTCCGACAGCCGTGTCTCCCAATGAAGCGTTTAAACATGTCAGGCAACGGAGCATGGATTGGGCGAATTCTCGTCCTGAATGGGGATTGTCAGGGAACGCTGCCTTTTTGATTGGAAGGCGGGCCCTTACCAAGGGGCTGGATTTGGGAGGGAGAGTTTTTTTGCATTCCTACGATCCCGGATCCGATCTTGATGGAAGCCTTCTTGAAAAAATCATGACCGCACCCCTCATCGTGGGTGAATTGATTAGCTTAACGTATTACTTTTCCGGGGTGGATCCTTGGGCCTATGGGAGTGGAAGCAAAGTCATTCACAATATGGTTGGCGGAGTTGGGGTGATGTTGGGGAGTCAAAGTGATCTGCAAAAAGGCCTTCCCCTTCAATCGGTAAACGATGGGGCGCGGCATTATCATGAACCCATGCGCTTGCTCGCCATCATTGAGGCACCGCCGGATCGAATCCGGTCTATCATTCAGAAGCATACATTGCTTCAACATGTCTTCCATAACCAATGGATGAATGTCATAGCGTTTGATCCAGATTCCAAAGGATTTTCACGTTATCTCTCGGATTCAACGTGGGAACCCGTCACGACTACAATATAA